The sequence below is a genomic window from Pleurocapsa sp. PCC 7327.
ATACGGTTTCGCAGGTACTAAAAGCCAACGATCTGTTAGTTTTCATCGCCAGTACCCATGGCATAGGGCAACCCGCTTTGGGAAGAGAATCAGAAGCGATCGCTCGCTCTCACGGGAAAACTTCGATGATTATCGTTCATTTTCCTACTTCTGGTAAGTAACAGACTGCGATCCCTTGCGCTCGCCCGTGCGAAGCCCTCGATCGGCTCAGATATAAGCGAGCTTAGAATTTTCGCTTATATGGGTGACCAGGGACTCGAACCCTGAACCAGCGGATTAAGAGTCCGATGCTCTACCATTGAGCTAGTCACCCAGATCTTTATCATAACAAGCCAGGGTTCATTTTTACCCTAGCTTCAGAGGTAAACCATCTTGAAAAGCTAACAAATCTCCCGGTTGAATCGGAGTCCACAGTTCGTTATCCGTCAGGGGAGTAGTGGCGATAATGGCAACGCGATCGCTGGGTTTGGTCAACTGGCGAAAGTCCACTGTTACGTCTTGGTCGATTAAATGAGCAGCCGCGAAAGGAGCTTGACGTACAATGTAGCTAAGCTGGGTCGAACAGTGAGCAAAAAAGTACTCTCCATCCGAGAGCAGATAGTTAAATACGCCTTTTTCTGCAATGCTCTCGGTAAGATCCTTTAGCACCGGGTAAATTACTTCTAAGGAAGGCTTTTCCTTGGGAAAGTTTTGTCGCAAGGTTTCTAGAATCAGGCAGAAAGCTTTTTCGCTATCGGTATCGCCTACGGGGCGATAGAATTCCATCCCTTGGGGCGCAAAAGCAGACAAATCTCCGTTATGAGCAAACACCCAATACCATCCCCACAGTTGCCGTCGAAAAGGATGGCAGTTTTCGAGCAAAATTTTCCCTTGAGTCGCTTTGCGGATGTGAGCGATAACATGGGTAGATTTAATGGGATAGCATCGTACTAACTCTGCTACTGGAGACGCGATCGAAGATTTGGAATCTAAAAAAAGCCGACATCCCTTTCCTTCAAAAAAAGCAATGCCCCAACCGTCGCGATGCTCGTCTGTCTTTCCTCCCCTTGTCGAAAACCCCTCGAAGGAAAAGCAAATGTCTGTTGGAACATTACAGTTCATTCCCAGTAATTGGCACATAGAGGATCTAGACTACAAAACCTATTAAATTCTACAAATCTTGCAATGAAGCTGTAGCTAAACAACTTTCCAGGTAATTATTAAATCTATTGTCTTCTCGCGATCGCTGCCAGAAGTTCGTCAATTCATATTTCATTAAAGCGCTAAGATAAAAACAAAAATTCTTCTGCAAGCTTTAAAGCGAAATTTCTCATGAGTAAACCAGCGCTCCTCAAGCAACTT
It includes:
- a CDS encoding class II glutamine amidotransferase, with protein sequence MCQLLGMNCNVPTDICFSFEGFSTRGGKTDEHRDGWGIAFFEGKGCRLFLDSKSSIASPVAELVRCYPIKSTHVIAHIRKATQGKILLENCHPFRRQLWGWYWVFAHNGDLSAFAPQGMEFYRPVGDTDSEKAFCLILETLRQNFPKEKPSLEVIYPVLKDLTESIAEKGVFNYLLSDGEYFFAHCSTQLSYIVRQAPFAAAHLIDQDVTVDFRQLTKPSDRVAIIATTPLTDNELWTPIQPGDLLAFQDGLPLKLG